From the Deltaproteobacteria bacterium genome, the window TCGCTGATACCGCTGTGCGTAGTGCTGGTCATCCTCTTTCCCCCCATGACATACATATCCATGGTCTTATCCAGGTAGGACGCCTTCACCCGAACGGAAGTACGATGGGTCAGACCGTAGCTAAACATCAGCATGGTACCATTAGTCGTCATCGCCTTGGGTCCCATCATTCTGCCCTTGATGAATTCTTCCGGAGTCTGAACCTTCGAACCGACAATCACCTCATCCATATCCATATGCATGGAAACGGCGCCGATGGAAAATGCCCCGGCCGGTGGTGTTGTGGCGGTAAGGATGCGGACCGGCATGGCCATACCCATGGGAGAGACCGAAGATAGCACTTGATCAAAGGAAAGGACAGCACCGCCGTACCCGGCGGCAAAGGTTTTGGCCGCACCATCACCGCGAAATGCGATAATATTGGGGATCATGTCCGGGATCACCTTGCTGCCGATCACATAACGGGCTTCCCAAGCAGCAACCTCCTGGCCGGTATTAAAGTCATGGACCATTAATGCGGGAAAAGGCATTCGGGCCACCCTTCGCATCGATCAGCCGGACGAGATCAGCCACACCGCAGGTGTGCTCGGTTTCGGTCTTGCTGACAGCCGTGGCCACAGTCCGGTGATAAACATCCAGGTACATACCGCAGATCCGGCAGCAGGAATGCGGATCGGCTGCCTGCGTGCCTGCGGCCATACAGACAACAGTAATCCCTGCAACAAACACAATGATCCTGAACTTCATACATGTTCCCTCCTCCCGGTTATAGTCAGCCTGTTTTACCTCGAAGTGTTGAAAAACTGAAACAAGGACTGTAACCAATGCATCAGGTGTTACAGGAGGACAAGAACTTGGAGATAACACTCCTGACTTCGTTAATCATAAAGGGTTTGTTAATAAAGGTTGAGACGCCGGCCGCCTCTGCCTTGTTCTTCTCGATAGCCGAGCTGTAAGCCGTCATCATGATAATCTTGGCGCCCGGCTGCAACTCTCGAGCCATTTTTACAACCTCGATCCCATTCATGTCCGGCATAACCAAGTCGGTGATGATTAGAACAAACCGTTCCTCCTTAATCTTTTCGATGGCTTCCAGCCCGCTTGCAACGCAAACGACCTTGCATTTCTCTCTTCCAATCAATTTTTGGATTGACCAGCGTACCAACTTCTCATCGTCAACCACTAATATTTTCCTGCCCATGTTATTTGTCCTCATACACAATCGTGAATCGAAAGGAGCGAACTTATGCTCGGATCACATCTATGGAAGTTGTTGATGCAATATTGATACCTCTTACATGATCTGCGTGATGCGAACCGATCTCTATCTAACGGGAAGGACCTGAGTTGTCAATCAACAAACAGGAAACTGATTTCGCCTATCCGAGGGTGGGAATATAGGAATAATACG encodes:
- a CDS encoding response regulator, with product MGRKILVVDDEKLVRWSIQKLIGREKCKVVCVASGLEAIEKIKEERFVLIITDLVMPDMNGIEVVKMARELQPGAKIIMMTAYSSAIEKNKAEAAGVSTFINKPFMINEVRSVISKFLSSCNT